The Alteromonas stellipolaris genome includes a region encoding these proteins:
- a CDS encoding 4a-hydroxytetrahydrobiopterin dehydratase — MSTILTREEIQENLNMLNEGLEENERWTLSDNAIEKTFTFKSFIRAFGWMSQIAIWAEKLKHHPEWFNVYNRVEVKLTTHDVGGLSELDFKLATKMESFKP, encoded by the coding sequence ATGAGTACAATATTAACCCGTGAAGAAATCCAAGAAAATCTCAATATGTTAAATGAAGGGCTTGAGGAAAACGAACGGTGGACATTAAGCGATAATGCGATTGAAAAGACATTTACCTTTAAAAGTTTCATTCGGGCATTCGGTTGGATGTCACAAATTGCTATCTGGGCAGAGAAATTAAAGCATCATCCGGAATGGTTTAATGTTTATAACCGCGTTGAAGTGAAATTAACGACGCATGATGTGGGTGGTTTAAGCGAATTAGATTTTAAACTGGCAACAAAAATGGAAAGCTTTAAACCCTAA